The Streptomyces bacillaris sequence CACTGGCCTGCCCGGTTGTACCGCCGCGCTCCCAGGAGGAGCGCCGGACGAGGGGGAAGCGCGGGATGCAGCTTTGCCGCGGCCCGCTCCGCAGGGCCGGGAGACCGGCCCTGGTTCCCGTGCCGTCGCAGGCTCATACGGTGGTCCTTCGAGGCCGGACGCCAACCCCACGGGGGTGCGGTGCCGTCCGGCGGATCAGGACACCGGCGTGCTGCGGCGCGGTGAGCGCTTCGGATCGGAGGGGCGTGATCCGGTGAAGCGGGTGATGACGGGGCCGGCCACGGCGAGCAGGAGGACATAGGCGGCCACCAGGGCGCCGAGCCGGTCGTGACCGGTGCCCACGAGGCCGATGATGACGATGGAGAACTCGCCCCGGGCGATGAGCGCGGTTCCTGCCCGCAGGCGTCCTCGGCGTCCCACCCCTTCGCGGCGTGCCGCGTACCAACCGGACGCCACCTTGGTCGCGGCGGTGACCACGGCCAGGAGCAGGGCGACCGGAAGCACCGGCAGCAGCGAGTTCGGTGGGATGGACAGGCCGATGGCGAGAAAGAACACGGCGGCGAACAGGTCTCGCAGCGGACTCAGTACCTTCCGTGCCCGGTCGGCCGCTTCGCCCGTGAGGGAGAGCCCGACCAGGAAGGCGCCGACCGCCGCCGAGACGTGGACGGCCTCCGCGAGGGCCGCGACGACCAGTGTCACGCCCAGGACGCGCAGCAGCAGCTGCTCCGCGTCGGGGTGCGACAGCAGTCGCCCCAGGTGATGCCCCCACCAGTAGGACATGGTGAGCGCGGCCACGACGGCGGCCAGGGCCAGCAGCACTCCCAGTAGGGCCTGCTGCCATGTTCCTCCGGCAGCCACCACGGCGAGCAGCGGGAGGTACGCGGCCATCGCGAAGTCCTCCAGCACCAGTACGGACAGCACTGCCGGGGTCTCCCGGTTGCTCATCCTCCGCAGGTCGCCCAGGAGCCGGGCGACGATGCCCGAGGAGGAGATGTAGGTCACCCCGGCGAGCGCCAGAATCCCTCCGGCGTCCAGCCCGAACAACCATCCCGCCACCGCACCGGGGGTCGCGTTCAGCACGAGATCGACCCATGCCGAGGGCAGGTGGCGGCGCAGACTGACCGTGAACTCCGGCACGGTGAACTCAAGCCCGAGTACCAGCAGCAGTAGAACGACGCCGATGCCCGCGCCGGTCTCCACGAAGGAACCGGCTGCCGGGACCGGGGCGACGCCTCCCTCGCCCAGGGCCAGTCCGGCCAGGAGATACAGCGGGATCGGGGACAGCGCGTAGCGTCGCGCCAGCGTACCGAGCAGACTCAGCGAGGCGAGGATGATGCCCAGCTCCAGCAGCAGGGCGACCGAGATGTGCATCTGCTCAGCCCCGGACGAGCTGTTCCACCGCGGCGATCCCCTCGCGGGTCCCGATCACCACCAGTACGTCTCCAGCACATAGGACCTTCTCCGGCCCGGGGGACGGGATGACGTCCTCACCACGGACGATCGCCACGATCGACGCACCTGTCCGTGTGCGTGCCCTGGATTCCCCCAGCGGGCGGCCGACGTACGGGGTGCCGGCGAGCACCTCGACCTGCCCGGCGCTGAGCCCGGGCACCTCTTTGGTCAGATCCGCGAACCGCTCGGCGATGCGCGGCGCGCCCAGGATCCCGGCGAGGACGTCGGCCTCCTCGCCGGTGAGCCGGAAGACGGCCCGCGCCTGATCCGGGTCCCCCTCTCCGTAAACCGCCAGTTCGAAGTCGCCGGAGCGCCTGGCGACCACACCGACCTTGTCGCCCTCCAGATTGACGAACTCGTAGAGCAGCCCCACACCCGGCAGTAGCACTTCGTTGACATCCACCTGCACTCATCCCGTCCGCCGTGAAATCGCTGTCGTGCGGCCCGGTGCCCCGACCGCCGTGCCCTGGGTATTCGGCATCCGGGGGCGGCGGCTCAAGCTCCGGCCTCGGCCTCGGAGGCCCGCGGGCCACTCTTCCTCGCGTTGGGCTTGGGCCGGCAGGACCCGAGCGGCCCCGTACGGAGGGCCGAACGGGCCTCCGTACGACAAGTGGCTCCGGCCGGGACGCTGACAGCCGCCGTGCCGGACGGGCGTGTCAGGCCGGTCGGCCCTGAAAGTGGCCCACACGCCCCATGGCGGGGGGAGCACGTGCGGGGTGGGCTGGGAGACGAGAGTCAGGCGGTCCGGAGGCAGGAGGCATGATGAGTGGTCCGGTGGTTGTGGGTGTGGACGGGTCGGAGTCGAGTTTCGCCGCGGTGGAGGCGGCGGCTCGGGAGGCGCGGGCGCGTGGGCTGGGGCTGCGGGTGGTGCACGCGCTGGTCTGGCCGGTGACGTACGTGCTTCCGCGCCCTTCGCCGGGAGGCACGTCGCCGTTGGGGCCGCCGCCGATGGACACGTCAGAGGCCGGGCTCCGGAAGATGGCCGGGGGTCTGGTGACCGAGGCGGTCGGGCGGGCGCGGGCGGTGGCGCCGGGTGTCCAGGTCAGCCACGCCGTGGTGCCCGGCGAGCCCCTGACCGTCCTGGAGGCGGAGTCCCGTGCGGCCGAGCTGGTCGTGGTGGGGTCCCGGGGGCTGGGCGGGTTCGTCGGGCTGCTGGCCGGGTCGACGGCGGTGCACCTGGTGGCGCACGGGCGGTGTCCGGTGCTGGTGGTTCGCGAGCAGCCACGCGCGGACGGCCCGGTCGTACTGGGCGTCGACGGTTCAGCGGCGGGCGGACCGGCGGTGGACCTCGCCTTCGCCACGGCGGAGCGGCGGAAGGCCCCCCTGGTGGCCCTGCACGCCTGGACGACGTGGAACGCGCCGCTGCCCGCTCCACAGGACGCTTCCGCTCCGTACGCCGGCCCACCGGGTGCTCTCGCCGAGGAGGAGACGCTGCTGTCCGAGGCCCTCGCGGGCTACCGGGCACGGTACCCGGACGTGGTGGTGGAGCGCCGGGTGGTGCACGGCCGAACACGCGAGGCGCTGATCGGCGCGAGCCGCTCCGCACAGCTGGTGGTGGTCGGCGCCCGAGGGCGGGGCGGGTTCGCCGGACTGCTGCTCGGCTCGGTCAGCCAGGCCGTGCTGCACCACGCCCACTGCCCGGTCGCAGTGGTGCGGGCGCCGGGCGCGCGGCACTGACCACGCCCCGGCGCGGGGCCGGCCGGTGCGTTCCGGGGTGCGGACGCGGACTGCCGAACAGACGGCGACGGCGCCGCAGGGCATGTGCGCGCGCAGAGCGGGCGCCCTGCTCGGTCGCGACGGCGGCCCGTTGGTCCCTGGGCGCAACGGATGGGCTGCGACCAGGATGGGGATCACGGGGCCGCGCATCGGCGGCGTCCCGGGACGGGAGACTGCAATGACTGATCCGGTGATCGTAGGGGTGGATGGTTCCGCTTCCAGCCTTGAGGCGGTCGACGTGGCGGCTCGTGAGGCGCGCCTGCGCGATGCCCCGCTGCGGATCGTGCACGCATTCGGCCATGTACCCGGACACCGACCGGCCGGCGGGCCGCCGCGGAGCCCGGCCGACCACGGCCTGGAGCCGATGGTCCGGGGAGCGCTGGCCGATGCCGAGGAACGGGCCCACGCGGCGGCACCGGGCGTGGCCGTGACCCGGTCGGTGGTGGCGGGGGAGGCGTTGGAGGTGATGGAGATCGAATCGCGCTCGGCGTCCTTGGCCGTCGTCGGCAGCCGGGGCCTGAGCGGGTTCTCGGGGTTGCTGCTGGGCTCGACGGCGGTGCATCTGGCCGCGCACGGCCGTTGCCCGCTGATGGTGGTGCGAGGCCGCACCGACCCGTCCGGAGCGGTGCTGCTGGCCGTCGACGGATCCGATGCCGGTGGGGCGGCTGTGGAGTTCGCGTTCGCCGAGGCCGCTCTGCGCGGGGCGCCGCTGGTGGCCCTGCACGTCTGGAACACCTGGAGCGAGCGCGCCTACGAAGGCCCCGGAGACCCCCTCAACGCCATGGTGGTCGACATCGAACGACTCCGAGAGGCCGAGCAACGCCTGTTGGACGAGACGGTCGCGCCCTGGCAGAAGGTCTTTCCCGATGTCACGGTGGAGCGGCGGCTGGAGCGTGCCCGGATCCGCCCGGCCCTGCTCGACGCCAGCCGCGACGCACAGCTGGTGGTGGTCGGCGCCCGGGGACGCGGTGGTTTCACCGGCCTGCTGCTCGGCTCCGTCAGCCAGGCTCTGCTGCACCACGCACACTGCCCCGTCACCGTGGTCCGCGGCCAGGAATGACCGTGCCTCGGCAGCCCACGACCGGGAGCAGCGCTCTGCCGGTACCGGGGGCCCGCAGCCGGACGCCCACCGACGCGACGCCGCCGACGTGACCGGCTCGCTCGCAGTGGTTCCGGCACGTTGCCTGACCACTGCGGACGCCGAACGACGGGCCGACGCCTGGGGCGCGCAGTGGTTCCGGCACGGGGCCTGACCACCGCGGACGCCGGACGACGGGCCGACGCCCGGGGTGCCAACGAACCGGCCGAACCGGTCCGCCGGCCGCAGTGGTTGCGCCTGCTGGACCAGTTCCGCAGCTGGCTGATCGGTATCCCTGGCGAGCGGTGCGAGAACGGTCGGGTCGTTCGGAGGCGCGGAGTACGAGGCACCATCGAACCGCCGACTCTGGAGGCTGAAGAAGTGACAGGGAGAATCGGCACGGTCACGGTGGTCCTGGGGCCCTTGCCCTTCTCAATCCCACCGGGATCGGCCAGGCGGTGCGTGCGCTTGCCCACTCGTGCGTGCACGACTTCCTCGGGTGGGCCGCAGTCGTGTCGGCGGCTCTCCTGACAGCTCAGGTCGGTCGACCGTGACGCCCGTCTGACGCTCCGGGCGCCCACGCGGTGCACGAGCAGTCCAAGAATGCCATCTGACCTGCTGTTTCTTACGGTGGGCGCAAGCTGGCGTCTTCGAAGAACGAGGCGCCGGGAAGGGCGGTCACAGTCTCCTTGTCGGCGTTGATCAGGCCGGGGTCGACCCCGCTATCTCGTGCGGAGCCGCATGGCGTGGAGTGTGGGGCGGGCGTAACGTGAACCGGGGGCGAGGTACTGCATGTGGGGGTTTGCATGCATCATTCCGACTTGCCGGGAGGTAGCGGCATGGTACGGAGTATCCGCAACACCATAGGAATCATCTTGGCAGTCGTCGGCGCTGCCGCGGCCCTCTGGGCGCCATTTCGCAGTTGGTACAACGGTCGGGTCGGACACGACTTCCGAGTCTGGGAACTCTTCACCGGAGCGGGCGTGACGGACTCGGGCGCGGGACTGTTCGCATCCATGTTCCTGCCCCTCCTGGTCGGCGCGGTCCTCACGGTTCTCGGAGTGGTGTTCCGATCGCGACTGCTGGTCCTCACCGCCGGAATCATCACCCTCGGGTTCGCCATCCTTTGGATGGTGCGACAAGGGCAGGCTGAAGGCAGTCTTACGGTCACGGGCGACAGCGACGGGCTCGGTAGCGGAGTGGGGCTCGCCCTGCTCGGTGGTCTCCTCATGCTGACCGGCGCGGCCGTGATGGGTGGCCGTGAGCGCAGGGCCGTGCGCAAGGCGCGCGACGGGCAGGACCAGCAGGAGCGGAACGTGTTGGACCACGAGGACCGGGACAGTCGCGGCGCCGAGGCCGAGCGCCCGTACGACATGGCCGCCCGGGACCAGGAGACACGGGACGTGGCCGGTGCCGGTTCCGCCCGCCGTACCCCATCGGGAGAGGGCGGTCCACCGCAGCGCATGGTCCGGCGGCCGGAGCAACAGGCGTCGGCACCGCGCGGTCTGCCGGTTCCGGCCAGGGACTCGGACAGCGGTGATCGAGGGCGCGAGGGTTCCGACCGTACGCAGTACGAGCAGAACGATGCGGCCGGTGGTTCCCACGACTCGAAGAAGGGCCGCTCGGGAGGGTCGGACGGGTCGCAGTGGTGACAGGCTCAGGAGGCGTCCAAGAGAGCTGGCGAATCCAGCTCGGCCACCGCCGCCCCCTGGTCGGCACGGCAGTTATGTGAGACGGTGAAAGAAGCATCCGGACCATGGGCAGCAGTTTCTCCTGCTGTCCACGGTTGGTTGAACAGACATCAGCGCGTGCGAGCTCTCGAATTCTCGCATGCAGCCGCGCCAGCACCCCAGCCCCCGGTGCGCGCCGCTCGATCATTTTTGGGGGCCACGCCCGTGCGACCGTCTACGAACTCCAGGGAAGACCACGAGCGGGACGCTGTGGTCTCCCGAGAGCCGCAAGGCGCAAAGCAGGAATTACTCCATCTTCGCCGCGAGGTGGACGGGCTGAGACGAGCACTCCAGACCCGCCCCATGATCGACGTGGCGCTCGGCATGGTGATGGCGACCGAGGGATGCTCGTTGGACGAGGCCTGGCTGATCATGGTGAATTCCTCCCAGCGAACCAACACCAAGCTCCACACGCTCGCACTGCGCCTCACGGAAAGTTCCGCGAGCCCGATATCGCCCGGGTTTTCGCACAGCGCGCCGCCTGCCTGGTCCCGCAGTGACGAGGCAGGCGGCGCGAACGCGGCGGCGCCGGATGGCGTCAACCCAGTGGCGACATGACTCCGGTGCATTCACCAAGCCCGTACTGAATGGGGGCGGAGCAGGAGAAGGCTGCTCGAGTAGCCACCGAATCGCGCACGGCGGATCGCGTCCGCTATGAGAGCGGACGAACCGAAGAGAATTCCCCACCCGGAGCGAGCCAACACGCTCCACAAACCACCGTTCGACCGACACTGGTCACGTTCTTGGCTCTTCCCTCGAACCGCGGTGGACCGCCCAACTGAGCTGTACTGAGATTTGTGGAGTCCCTGATGCCAGGGTTACGGTCCTGGCGAAGGAGATCCACCAGCACCATGGCAGCACCCCGTAAATATCCGGACGAACTGCGCGAGCGCGCGATTCGCGAGGTCCGCACCACCGGCCGCCCGATCGCGCACGTCGCGAAGGACCTGGGCATCCACAAGGAGGCCTTGCGCGGCTGGGTCCGCCAGGCCGAGGCCGACCGCGGCGAGCGGGACGACCGGCTCACCACCGCAGAGCTCGACGAGCTCAAGCAACTCCGTAAAGAAGTAGCGGAGCTGCGGCGGGCGAACGAGATCCTGAAAGCCGCCTCGGTGTTTTTTGCCCAGGAGATCGACCGTCCCCGGACGAGGCCGAGCAGGTGATCGACCACCTGCGTGGACACGGCCTCGGGGTCGATCCCGTCTGCCGGGTGCTGGACCTGTCTCCGTCGACGTACTTCGCCCGCAAGAAGCGGCCGAAGTCGGCCCGTCGGCTCCGCGACGAGCAGCTCATGCCTCTGATCGAGGAGGTCCACGCGGACTCGGGCGGCACCTATGGCGCCCGCCGGATCACGCGGGCCCTGGGCCGCCGGGGCGTCGAGGTGGCCCGCTGCACGGTCGAGCGGCTGATGGCCGAGCTGGGCCTGGAGGGCGTCATCCGTGGCCGGCGCCGCCGCACCACGGTCCCGGAGCCGTCGGCGCCGCGTCCGCCGGACCTGGTCGACCGCGACTTCACCGCCTCGCGGCCCGATCAGCTGTGGGTCGCGGACATGACCTATGTCCGCACCTGGTCGGGATGGATGTATGTGGCATTCGTCCTGGACGTGTACTCGCGGATGATCGTCGGCTGGCAGGTCGCGAACCACATGCGGACCGAACTCCCTCTGGACGCCCTGGAGATGGCGCTCTGGCGGCGTCGGATCAAGAAGGACTCCGGACTGATCCACCACAGCGATCGCGGGTCGCAATACGTGTCAATTCGGTATACCGACCGGCTCGCGGACATCGGCGCCTCCGCCTCCGTCGGGTCGGTCGCGGACTCGTATGACAACGCGATGGCCGAGGCGCTGAACGGGACCTTCAAGGCCGAGCTGATCGAGATGCAGGGTCCTTGGAAGGACGTCGAGCAGGTCGAGCGGGCGATCTTCCAGTGGGTCACCTGGTACAACGAGGAACGTCTGCACTCCGCGCTCGACTACGTGCCGCCGGCCGAGCACGAGGAAGCCTTCTGGCGCAGCCAGGAGCAAACCCCGCAGTCCGCCTGAACCAATCAAGATCGGACTCTACGAAACTCGGGGCAGCTCACTGCCCCGCCTGATCGGCCGCTTGCAGGCCTATCTGTTCTTCCCCCTCCTCACTCTGGAGGCGTTCAACCTGCACGTGGCGGGTGTCCGGGCGCTGGCAGACCGCTCGCTCAAGCACCGGCCACTGGAGGGAGCGCTGCTCATCGGCCACTTCGCGGTCTACCTGACCGCACTGTTCCTGGTGCTGCCGCCCGGCATGGCGATCGCCTTCCTCGCCGTTCAGCAGTGCCTCTTCGGTGTGTATCTCGGCTCGGTCTTCGCCCCCAACCACAAGGGCATGCCGATCCTGACAGGAAAGGACCGCCCGGACTTCCTGCGCCGCCAGGTCCTCACCTCACGTAACGTCCGGGGCAACTGGTTCACCGACATCGCGCTGGGGGGACTGAACTACCAGATCGAACACCACCTCTTCCCGAGCATGCCCAGCCCTAACCTGCGCAGGGCACAGATCATCGTGCGGCACTACTGTGACGAGCTGAGCGTTTCCTATCTGGAGACGGGCTTGATCACCTCGTACCGGCAGGCGCTCCGCAGCCTCCACGAGGCGGGCGCCCCACTGCGCCGCACCCCGGCCGCCGCTTCCTGAGCGCCGCTCCTCCGTACCCTCCGGGCGGGACGGGGAGCAGCGCCCAGGCAGGTGACGTCCACGTAACAGCCACAGCGTGACCCGGCATCTCCCGGTCATCGGCCTACGGGGGTAGCCCTCCGCTGCGACAGGGCCTAGCCTGAGCACCGCGCCCCTGCCCCCGGCCGTTTCTGACCTTACGGCCGAAAACAGGTGGAGATCATGGCGCACCACAGTCCCGTCCAGTCGCCCCGCAGCAGTCCTCCCAGCGGTGTGCCGGAGGTCCGGCGGGTGCGAGCGCGAGAGGCGCTGGTCGACTACGACTGCCACGGTGACGCCCTCTTCTCCCTGGCTCTCCTTCTGTGCCGGGACGTCGACCTGGCCGCCGACGCAGTCGTCGCCACACTGACCCTGGTGGACGGGACGCCGTCCGAGCCTTGTCCGAACGGGGCGCGGCGTCAGCACCTCGCGGCGGATCTGTGGAACCGGTGCGCGCGTGTTCCCGACGGGCGGCTACCGGAACCTGCTCCGTACCTCCGGTCGCACCGGAACCGACCGTCCCGCGAACAGGACCAGCCCGAGCAGTACTTGGCTGTGCTTGGGCTGGTCCTGTTCGGCGCTCACACCTATGGGCAGGCTGCCGCGCTGATCGGTCTGCCGGCCTCTTCGGCCGCTGTGCGGTCGCGAGCCCTCCTGCACCACGCCGCGAGCGTAGCCAGCCACCGCTGGACGTAAGAGGCACGGGCCCCGATACCGGGTTGCCCACCGTGGTCTTGGGGGCCGCAGAGGGCAGCCGGAGTCGGCAGCGCCGTGGCCACGAAAGGCCTCCTCACCACGGCGCTGCCTTGCATAACCCGACCGGGCGTTCACCCCGGGGCCGTTCCACCAGGCTAGCCCCGACCAACAGGCTCGAAGCGAGGATGGCTGATGCAGACTCCACCACTCCTCCACGTCGACCGGCGCCAGGAGGAAACGCGCACCGTCATCGTTCTGGCCGGGGCGATGGACAGGGACTCCGTCCCCGTGTTCACCGCGGCGATGGCTGAGGTCTCGCGTGCCGGGGCCGCGGCCGTTCACGTGGATCTGAGCGCCGTCGCGTTCTGCGACTGCGGTGGACTCACCGCTCTCCTCACGGCAGCTCAGGACAGTCGGACGGAGGGGCGGAAGTTTCAGGCGCATGCTCCGTCCCCGGCAGTCCTTCGCCTGTTCACCCTGACCGGCACCGTCGGCATTCTTCTCGGGCCGGGGTTCCGCACCTCCGGTCCGGACGAGACCGCCGCGAGGCGCTTCGAAGATCGATCCCCTGCCCCGCCGGTATGATGGGGAGTCCGAAAGGTGGCCGCCTGTGCTCAGCCCCGAGATGACCCGGATCCTTCGGGCCCTCCACATGGACGTCGGGCCGGGGCTGGACGTCGGCTGTGTAGCGGTTCTCGGCATGGACCACCTCGTGGTGTCCTTGGTGGTCGAAGGGCACATCACGGAACAGTTGTGGTCCTCCGACTCCGTGGGTGCCTCGTTCGAGGACCTCCAGTTCACCTTGGGCCAGGGCCCCGGCCCGGATGCCCTTCGCACCAGCCAGACGGCGGCGGAACACGATGTGACAGCGTTGGGAGCGGCACGATGGCCCACCCTCGTTCCGGCGATGGCCCATCTGCCGATCGGGGCCATCTTCTGCCTCCCGCTGGCCCTCGGCGGCATCTCCGTCGGCGTCCTCACCGCACTCCGCGCGTCCCCCGGGCCCATGAGCGGCCAGGAGATGGATGACGCCCTCGGTCTCGCAGCAGCCCTCACCCTCCAGTTCCTCGGCGGGGCAGGAACGCGAGGCGAGACCTGGTTCGACGCGCAGCCGGACGGAGAGCTGCACCGTGCTGTCGTCCACCAGGCCACCGGCATGCTCAGTGTCCAGCTCGACCTTCCGCTGGGCGAGGCCCTGCTCCGCCTGCGCGCGTACACCTACAGCCACGACCGTTCCATCATCGAAGCCGCCGAAGACGTCGTCTCCCGGCGGCTCCGACTCGACGACGACCGTCCGGAACCCGAATCATCCAAGGAGACGAGGGGATGACATCCATGTCCCGCGAGCAACAGGTGTCAACAGTATTCGTGCAGGTCGCGGACTCCCTCATCGATGACTTCGACCTCATCGAATTCCTTGAGGGGCTGTGCGCCCACTGCGTCAGTCTGCTCGACGTCTCCGCGGTCGGCATTCTCCTCGCCAACGAAAAGGGGCTCCTGCATACGATCGCCGCGTCGGACCAGAACACGCACCTGCTGGAACTCTTCGCCATACAGCACGACGAAGGCCCCTGCCTCGACTGCTACCGCGCCGGCGACGCACGCATCAACATCGACCTGCACGATCCCGTGGCCAACGAGACCTGGCCCGCGTTCGCAGACCAGGCCCGGCGCAGCGGCTTCCAGACGAGCCACGTCTTTCCTCTTCGCTTGCGTGACCGCGCCGTGGGGGCGATGAACCTCTTCCACACCGGCCGGCAGTCGCTGACCCCCCCAGGACGCTTCACTCGCCCAGGCGCTCGCGGACGTCGCGACGATCGCCATTCTCCAACAGCGCGACCTCGGACAGGAGCAGTTGGAGAAGACACAACTGCAACGTGCCCTGTCCAGTCGCATCGTCATCGAACAGGCCAAGGGGATCCTCGCCGAACGCTGGAACGCCACTCCCGACGCGGCGTACGACGCTCTGCGCACCTATGCCCGAGCACGCCGACTACGCATCTCCGACTGCGCCCGCCACATCATCGACCAGACCCTCGACACCGACGAGATCCCGCACGTCTAGCATCCTGCGGACGTGCACCGTGCCTTGCGCCGGATCCTGATCGCCGCCGTCCAGTGTGTCATCTTCGCCGTGGACAAGGCCATGGTCGAGCGCACCGACGCACAGCCACCCGACGCCTGACGGGGACCTGCCGGGCTGACGGGCCACGGGGCGGCCCCGGGCAACCGCCAGCCGCCTCGGGCCTGTTCACGATGCCCTCCTCGACGGGGTCGGCCCGGGGGGAACTTCGGCGGTGCGGTAACCGCTATGACCGCGAAGGTGTTTGGGCCCGCCGATCGGGGACAGACGCTGGTTCGGCGTGCTTAGGCAGACAGGCACACACTCACGGGAGCGGCTTCTCCGGCCATCCTGAGGTGTCCTAGTCATGGCCCTCCCGTGCTGTACACGATAAGCAGCCATCGGGAGATGCGAATGCGTAGCACATCGCAACACCCTCGGATTTCCGCCGACGCACCGGAGAATGGACCGCGGGCGCTGTCAGGCACGACAGACGCACAACTGCGTGCGCGCGGGGTCTTCATGTCAGAGTCGACGGCCGGGGATCCGACCATGCCGATATCCGCGGAGGCTCCGGCCGCGATCGCCGTCATCGCCCCGGCGACGCTTCCGCGGATCGAGGAACCCGGGAAGATCGCCCCGAAGGACGCACGGGGGCTGGGGTCCCTGTTCTTCGAGCAGTTGCAGGTGCTCGAAGAGGGCACACCGGAGCACCAGTACGCCCGGAACACGCTGATCGAGATCAATCTGTCCCTGGTGCATTTCTCGGCTAGGAGATTTCGCAACCGTGGCAGCGGCGAGATGGAGGACATCGTCCAGGTCGGCACGATCGGGCTGATCAAGGCGATCGACCGATTCGAGCTCAGCCGTGAAGTGAAGTTCACCTCCTTCGCCATCCCCTACGTCGTCGGGGAGATCAAGAGGTTCTTCCGCGACTCCACCTGGGCCGTCCACGTGCCGCGCCGTCTGCAGGAGCTTCGCGTCACCCTGGCCAAGACCCGTGAAGAACTCGCCGGCCGACTCGATCGCGACCCCAGCGTCGCCGAACTCGCCCAGTACCTGGACCTCACCGCGGAAGAGGTCATAGAGGGCCTCATCGCCTCCAACGGCTACACCGCCGGCTCCCTGGACCTGCCCATCGGCGCCGAACACAACGGATCCGAGACCGTCACCTACGGAGATGTGAAGGGCGACGTCGATCCGGCCATGGAACTGGTCGAGAACCTCCACGCGCTGGCGCCGCTGCTGGAGGATCTCGACGACCGGGACCGCGAGATCGTAGCCATGCGCTTCGGCCAGGAGATGACCCAGGCCCAGATCGGTGAGTATCTCGGCATCTCCCAGATGCAGGTCTCCCGACTCCTGACCCGCCTGCTGGCCAAGCTCCGCCGGGGCATGCTCAGCCAGAACTGAGCATGGTCAGCCCTCACCGGTACGAAAGTGACTGCCCGCGACGCCCGACGTCGTCGCGGGCAGCCACCGGGCTCATGGCGGGCGGGAAACCCGGGCGGGCAGCGGGACATGCCCTGCAGGTGGATCTTCGAGCCGTACTTCCCCCGGTCGACAGGATTCGGACCTGTCAGGTCCCCCTTTTCAGGGCCCGCATGTTCACCGAGTCGATCGCGCACCGCGACCAGTCCAGCTCGCCGCGGGCACCCAGTTCGTGAAGGACCAGGCGGTGGAGCTTGGCCCACACCCGTGCCTCCGGCAGCACCCGCTGGAACAACTCCCGCAACTCGTCCGGCACCAACCGCTCAACGATCCCCAC is a genomic window containing:
- a CDS encoding SigB/SigF/SigG family RNA polymerase sigma factor; translation: MPISAEAPAAIAVIAPATLPRIEEPGKIAPKDARGLGSLFFEQLQVLEEGTPEHQYARNTLIEINLSLVHFSARRFRNRGSGEMEDIVQVGTIGLIKAIDRFELSREVKFTSFAIPYVVGEIKRFFRDSTWAVHVPRRLQELRVTLAKTREELAGRLDRDPSVAELAQYLDLTAEEVIEGLIASNGYTAGSLDLPIGAEHNGSETVTYGDVKGDVDPAMELVENLHALAPLLEDLDDRDREIVAMRFGQEMTQAQIGEYLGISQMQVSRLLTRLLAKLRRGMLSQN